From Paenibacillus sp. V4I7, one genomic window encodes:
- a CDS encoding ABC-F family ATP-binding cassette domain-containing protein: protein MLLQVSNISKSYGVRSVLSNITLQIENRERIGLVGVNGAGKSTLLQIIAGEMSYDSGDLFKAKETKIGYLKQNSGLQTDKSIWNELLSVFSSLLETERELRELEALMADPNLISDEKKYETTMNRYALHSEWFREHGGYEIEAKIRGILHGMGFGQYPPDTLVKTLSGGQKTRLALAKMLLEEPDLLMLDEPTNHLDIPTLTWLEGYLRGYPGAILVVSHDRFFLDALVTSIYEIERNASKRYTGNYSRFIEIKEANYEIEMKQFEKQQDEISKLEDFVQRNIVRASTTKRAQSRRKQLEKMDRLDKPMGDLKRASFSFEIEQTSGKEVLQVDRLALSYDGKNRLLDGVSFQLRRSETAALIGPNGVGKSTLLKTLIGQHKQDAGTFKWGAGVTIGYYDQEQTGLTPTNNVLEEVWNTYPHLEEARIRTVLGSFLFSGEDVFKKVAALSGGEKARVALAKLMLQKANVLILDEPTNHLDLYSKEVLESALMDYEGTLLFISHDRYFLNKMAESMLDLQKDGLTSYLGNYDDYVEKKAELAEMEAKRLAKEAEKKAAGGSGSAGKSEPVSGGGYEADKLAKREERSRQRKLEQLESDIARLEDEVSALEAELADPAVYNNYVLVQEKTAAVDERKIALAACYEEWELLLA, encoded by the coding sequence ATGCTATTACAGGTTTCTAACATTTCAAAAAGCTATGGGGTACGTTCCGTACTCTCCAATATAACGCTTCAAATTGAAAACAGAGAACGGATCGGTTTAGTTGGCGTGAATGGCGCCGGTAAATCGACGCTGCTCCAAATTATTGCCGGCGAAATGTCCTATGACAGCGGTGACTTATTTAAGGCGAAGGAAACGAAAATCGGCTATTTGAAGCAAAACAGCGGACTGCAAACGGACAAGTCTATCTGGAACGAGCTGCTCAGCGTGTTTAGCTCCTTGCTGGAAACAGAGCGAGAGCTTCGTGAGCTTGAAGCATTAATGGCAGACCCTAATTTGATCTCGGACGAAAAAAAGTACGAAACTACGATGAATCGTTACGCTTTGCACTCCGAATGGTTCCGTGAACATGGGGGCTATGAAATTGAAGCGAAAATCCGCGGCATTTTGCACGGGATGGGCTTCGGTCAGTATCCTCCGGATACGTTAGTCAAAACGCTTAGCGGCGGTCAGAAAACAAGGCTTGCACTTGCCAAAATGCTGCTCGAAGAACCCGATCTTCTGATGCTCGATGAGCCGACGAACCATTTGGACATTCCAACGCTAACTTGGCTGGAAGGTTATTTACGCGGCTATCCGGGCGCTATTCTGGTCGTGTCTCATGACCGTTTTTTCCTGGATGCTTTGGTGACATCTATTTATGAAATTGAGCGAAATGCTTCCAAACGATATACCGGGAACTACTCCCGATTCATCGAGATTAAAGAAGCTAATTATGAGATCGAAATGAAGCAGTTCGAGAAGCAGCAGGATGAAATTTCCAAGCTGGAGGATTTTGTTCAGCGCAACATTGTGCGTGCTTCCACGACGAAGAGAGCGCAGAGCCGCCGCAAGCAGCTCGAAAAAATGGATCGACTCGATAAGCCGATGGGGGATTTGAAGCGGGCTTCGTTTTCTTTTGAAATCGAGCAGACCTCCGGCAAGGAAGTGCTGCAGGTTGATCGATTAGCGCTTTCCTATGATGGAAAAAACCGATTGCTCGATGGCGTCTCCTTCCAGCTTCGTCGTTCGGAAACCGCTGCACTCATTGGACCCAACGGTGTGGGTAAATCCACCTTGCTCAAAACATTAATTGGTCAGCACAAACAAGACGCAGGCACCTTCAAGTGGGGCGCTGGCGTCACAATTGGCTATTACGATCAGGAGCAAACAGGACTGACCCCTACCAACAATGTGCTGGAAGAAGTGTGGAATACGTATCCGCATCTGGAAGAAGCACGCATTCGGACTGTGCTCGGGAGCTTTCTTTTTAGCGGTGAAGATGTTTTCAAAAAAGTCGCTGCCTTAAGCGGCGGGGAAAAGGCCCGCGTAGCCTTAGCCAAGCTGATGCTGCAAAAAGCGAATGTTTTGATCCTCGATGAGCCTACCAACCATTTGGATTTGTACAGTAAAGAGGTTTTGGAATCGGCATTGATGGACTACGAGGGCACTCTCCTCTTCATCTCTCATGACCGTTACTTTCTGAACAAGATGGCTGAGAGCATGCTCGATCTGCAGAAGGATGGGCTAACGAGCTATCTTGGCAACTACGACGATTACGTGGAGAAAAAGGCCGAGCTCGCCGAGATGGAAGCGAAGCGTCTGGCTAAAGAAGCGGAGAAGAAGGCTGCTGGAGGCAGTGGTTCGGCTGGGAAAAGTGAACCTGTGAGTGGCGGTGGGTATGAAGCAGACAAGCTTGCGAAGCGCGAAGAACGCAGCCGCCAGCGCAAGCTGGAACAGCTCGAGTCCGATATCGCCCGACTGGAAGATGAAGTGTCCGCCTTGGAGGCGGAGCTTGCTGACCCTGCTGTGTATAACAACTATGTGCTCGTTCAAGAGAAGACCGCTGCTGTTGATGAGCGGAAGATTGCGCTCGCTGCTTGTTATGAGGAGTGGGAGCTTTTGTTGGCTTGA